One Oncorhynchus gorbuscha isolate QuinsamMale2020 ecotype Even-year unplaced genomic scaffold, OgorEven_v1.0 Un_scaffold_688, whole genome shotgun sequence genomic window carries:
- the LOC124019809 gene encoding coiled-coil domain-containing protein 8 homolog, which yields MLGNLTVVPIKVPQVSSLHRLSGQTSTVLPQVQPKSGIPASLLPSHSSVSLPREQPASLLFSHSPVSLPREQPASLLLSHSSVSLPREQPASLLLSHSPVSLPQEQPASQKQSSCQALSLLNLQRATAVVSPKSHAHSFNHTHSSSHTLTQSHTLGPALPTANSTFSPERRSIGQGDTATFTTSSPPPLAQTLASPLGQTLASPLAQTLASPLAQTLVSPLGQTLASPLAQTLASPLAQTLASPLAQTLASPLAQTQSLSPQQQPNSHLSLSCPRCDLLHHLCLSAYRHREQQGVDHH from the exons atgCTGGGAAACCTAACAGTAGTGCCCATCAAGGTTCCTCAGGTCAGCTCTCTACACCGGCTGTCTGGACAGACCTCCACTGTTCTACCTCAG gttCAGCCAAAGAGTGGGATCCCAGCCAGCCTCCTTCCCAGCCAcagctctgtgtctctccctagggaacagccagccagcctcctctTCAGCCACagccctgtgtctctccctagggagcagccagccagcctcctcctcagccacagctctgtgtctctccctagggagcagccagccagcctcctcctcagccacagccctgtgtctctccctcaggagcagccagccagccagaaacAGTCATCCTGTCAGGCCCTCAGTCTCCTCAACCTCCAGAGAGCTACCGCTGTAGTCAGCCCTAAGAGCCACGCCCACAGTTTTAACCACACCCACAGCTCGAGCCACACCCTCACCCAGAGCCACACCCTCGGCCCGGCCCTGCCTACAGCCAACAGCACGTTCAGCCCAGAACGTCGCTCCATAggccagggagacacagccaccTTCAcaacctcctcaccccctcccctggcCCAGACCCTGGCCTCTCCCCTAGGCCAGACCCTGGCCTCTCCGCTGGCCCAGACACTGGCCTCTCCCCTGGCCCAGACCCTGGTCTCTCCCCTGGGCCAGACACTGGCCTCTCCCCTGGCCCAGACCCTGGCCTCTCCCCTGGCCCAGACCCTGGCCTCTCCCCTGGCCCAGACCCTGGCCTCTCCCCTGgcccagacccagtctctctccccg CAGCAGCAGCCCAACAGCCACCTCAGCCTCAGTTGCCCCCGGTGTGACCTTCTCCATCATCTCTGCCTCTCCGCCTACCGACACCGGGAACAACAGGGTGTGGACCATCATTGA